Proteins encoded within one genomic window of Paraglaciecola psychrophila 170:
- a CDS encoding TonB-dependent receptor plug domain-containing protein has protein sequence MLKQNKLSKAIKMGLMSCAISTVGLSSVMAQESSAPDNAASDNVEKVIITGSRGAPRSIADSAVPVDVFSEDDLVAVPFTDTNDILKTLVPSYSLGRQPISDGGSFIRPASLRGMPTDKTLVLINSKRRHRSALVQIGGSGTQGADIATIPSSALKGVEVLRDGAAAQYGSDAIAGVINFQLKDNSEGGSLSVDMGQYYEGDGEQFTVTGNIGFALGDKGFFSLSGEISDTSSTNRGEQYCESWACVDVNSADFLTGLDTSLSGYSEEAFIAGLADANLGGEDVVQPWGQPNNSATRLFFNSGYEFSDTMKLYAFGNYSASEGDGSFYYRYPGNGTIEDIRLENGSLYSPLEKFPGGFTPRFTGEITDFSLVSGLEGEFANEMKYDFSARYGSNKIEYTLENTINPSMGPDSPTKFHPGDLINEELQLSADFTQFFDMGFSTEVVLAFGLTYMEESYELVEGDPDSYNVGAYSSPDPHGFCNDDGSASTDGLAVISVGSTLDCTDSDDAVYTAVGVGSNGFPGYSDIYSETYDRDMAGIYVDLSTDVTDALFLQGALRYEDYSDFGSELVGKVAFKYSLTDDVNLRGSVGTGFRAPTPGQQGTTNVSTRLPDGLPVATGLFPALSSVGQALGADALKPETSLNYSLGMAGSFDALSLTVDFYRIELEDRFYAVSTIDVSTDPDSGDAYDKYLALVAADVDGANTIGGVNYFQNAFDTVTNGMDIVATYTMDDTVLTGSLNYNSTEIDSDASLYLNSEDEYDLENALPKWRGVLSAKHSFDMLSVLIRANFYGTYENAINSSATVVQEYDAGVMFDLELNYQINDGLSLAAGARNIFDTYPEKDGVNGSSDDCCGAVYWSGNNVDWQGGYYYARLNYIF, from the coding sequence ATGTTAAAACAAAATAAGCTCAGCAAAGCCATTAAAATGGGTCTAATGTCTTGCGCAATCAGCACTGTTGGTTTGTCGTCGGTTATGGCACAAGAATCGTCAGCGCCTGACAATGCCGCCTCAGATAATGTTGAAAAAGTCATTATTACAGGCTCTCGTGGGGCACCTAGATCAATTGCAGATTCAGCTGTACCTGTCGATGTATTTAGTGAAGATGACTTAGTAGCTGTTCCTTTTACTGATACTAATGACATATTAAAAACCTTGGTTCCGTCTTATTCTTTGGGTCGCCAGCCTATTTCGGATGGGGGATCTTTTATACGACCAGCTAGCTTACGTGGTATGCCAACCGATAAAACGTTGGTTTTGATTAACTCAAAAAGACGTCATCGTTCCGCTTTAGTGCAAATAGGCGGTTCAGGTACTCAAGGAGCAGATATTGCGACTATTCCTTCTTCTGCACTTAAGGGAGTTGAAGTACTTCGTGATGGAGCTGCAGCGCAATATGGTTCAGATGCTATCGCTGGGGTAATAAACTTTCAGTTGAAAGACAACAGTGAAGGTGGTTCATTATCAGTCGATATGGGGCAATATTATGAAGGTGATGGAGAGCAATTCACTGTTACCGGTAACATTGGTTTTGCACTTGGCGATAAAGGTTTCTTTAGTCTGTCAGGAGAAATATCTGATACCAGCTCAACAAATCGCGGAGAACAATACTGTGAAAGTTGGGCATGTGTAGATGTGAATAGTGCCGATTTCTTAACCGGTCTGGATACCTCATTATCTGGTTATTCTGAGGAAGCATTTATCGCTGGTTTAGCTGATGCTAATTTAGGTGGTGAAGATGTAGTACAACCTTGGGGACAACCCAATAATTCAGCTACTCGGTTGTTCTTCAACTCAGGCTATGAATTTAGCGATACCATGAAGTTATATGCATTTGGTAACTATTCTGCCAGTGAAGGTGATGGTAGTTTTTATTATCGTTACCCAGGTAACGGTACCATTGAAGATATTCGCTTAGAAAACGGTTCACTATATTCACCTCTTGAAAAATTCCCGGGTGGTTTTACGCCTAGATTTACTGGTGAAATTACTGATTTCTCATTAGTCAGTGGCTTGGAAGGTGAGTTTGCCAACGAAATGAAGTATGACTTCAGTGCGCGTTATGGGTCAAATAAAATTGAATACACATTGGAAAATACTATTAACCCTTCTATGGGTCCCGATTCTCCAACTAAATTTCACCCTGGTGACTTGATTAACGAAGAATTGCAATTGTCAGCTGACTTTACTCAGTTTTTTGATATGGGATTTTCTACCGAAGTTGTACTAGCCTTTGGTTTAACTTATATGGAAGAAAGTTATGAGCTAGTGGAAGGTGACCCAGATTCTTATAATGTCGGCGCGTATTCAAGTCCTGATCCTCATGGTTTTTGTAATGATGATGGTTCAGCTAGCACTGACGGTTTAGCAGTGATTTCAGTAGGTTCTACTTTAGATTGTACTGATTCTGATGATGCCGTATATACCGCAGTAGGTGTAGGCTCTAACGGCTTCCCTGGATACTCTGACATATATTCAGAGACTTACGACCGTGATATGGCAGGAATATATGTAGATCTAAGTACCGATGTTACTGATGCGTTATTCCTGCAAGGCGCCTTACGATATGAAGATTACTCTGATTTTGGTTCTGAATTAGTAGGTAAAGTCGCCTTCAAATACAGTTTAACTGATGATGTTAATTTACGTGGCTCTGTAGGAACAGGCTTTAGAGCGCCTACACCAGGACAACAAGGTACTACAAACGTTTCTACTCGATTGCCAGATGGCCTTCCAGTGGCTACCGGTCTTTTCCCTGCATTAAGCTCTGTTGGTCAGGCTCTTGGTGCAGATGCATTAAAACCTGAAACATCTTTGAACTATAGTTTAGGTATGGCGGGTAGTTTTGATGCATTAAGCCTTACTGTCGACTTTTATCGCATTGAGCTAGAAGACCGTTTTTATGCGGTATCTACAATTGATGTATCAACGGATCCAGATTCTGGTGATGCCTATGATAAATATTTGGCATTGGTTGCGGCAGATGTTGACGGGGCAAATACTATTGGTGGCGTAAATTACTTCCAAAATGCTTTTGATACTGTCACTAATGGTATGGATATTGTTGCTACTTATACTATGGATGACACCGTTTTAACTGGGTCATTAAACTATAACTCAACTGAAATTGATTCAGATGCATCTTTGTACCTGAACAGTGAAGATGAGTATGATTTAGAAAATGCACTTCCTAAATGGCGTGGCGTATTATCTGCTAAGCATAGTTTTGATATGTTAAGTGTACTGATACGTGCTAATTTTTACGGCACATATGAAAATGCTATTAACTCTTCTGCAACGGTCGTACAGGAGTATGATGCAGGTGTGATGTTCGATTTAGAATTGAATTATCAAATTAATGATGGTTTATCTCTAGCAGCAGGTGCTCGAAATATCTTTGATACTTACCCCGAAAAGGATGGTGTTAACGGTTCAAGTGACGATTGTTGTGGGGCCGTATACTGGTCAGGCAATAACGTTGATTGGCAAGGTGGTTACTACTACGCACGTTTGAACTATATCTTTTAA
- a CDS encoding CsiV family protein — MTDKMTVHTLKQIIMGAFSSRGAIAILLTASVLTQSANAVENEWWFDVEVILFERNLETVNISEKFKQSRLEKPSSDILDLLTPYLKPDLSYLRAGLPYCRASKQLAVKTQYEQDFAFAMPVLKTNASSFAQKDEEQKQKSQILAVDADENFQYQVASTDIFANTDNSKPSAKTADAGNVSFYNSEQNLNNDEDHQANTAQTPETNLARPPIEVKFVEWQLPSNLLCAYAEQIDPSFDSIIALQSDSTSGQHSDLIKRVPDIIDGTEWQTKRGAFLLPTATMYMNELYEKIKKQRDITPILHVNWRQEVKFGREDAHTFRLFAGENFAEQFDANGIPVVDDTDSLFDSLNQPTDEYYLPDQELVGLTPEQQQALIKHINGIGAEAVTEDLFARIAAALADESPINIEQDDTQNTQQTPMENTAILKELWRLDGGITVYLRNVGRIPYLHIDSNLDFRQPIFDLKKALRVPGLSTNYSGQDAIAVNPLLQPGSLQTISQQPNFLRSVNFNQLRRVISKQVHYFDHPLFGMIVRINRYRWPETEQETDINNSESHH; from the coding sequence ATGACAGATAAAATGACTGTTCATACTCTAAAACAAATAATCATGGGTGCTTTTTCTTCAAGAGGTGCCATTGCAATTCTGCTTACTGCCAGCGTTTTAACTCAATCTGCGAATGCTGTTGAAAATGAGTGGTGGTTTGATGTAGAAGTGATTTTATTTGAACGCAATTTAGAGACGGTCAATATCTCTGAAAAATTCAAACAATCACGGCTTGAAAAACCATCTAGCGACATTCTGGATTTACTTACGCCTTATTTGAAACCTGATTTAAGCTATTTACGGGCTGGTTTGCCGTATTGCCGGGCTTCAAAGCAACTAGCAGTAAAAACACAATATGAACAAGATTTTGCCTTTGCCATGCCAGTGCTCAAAACCAATGCGTCATCTTTTGCGCAGAAAGATGAAGAACAAAAACAAAAAAGCCAAATCTTAGCCGTTGACGCTGATGAAAACTTTCAATATCAAGTCGCTTCTACAGATATATTTGCAAATACCGATAACAGTAAACCTTCAGCTAAGACCGCTGACGCCGGAAATGTTAGTTTTTATAACTCAGAACAAAACCTTAATAATGACGAAGATCATCAAGCCAACACAGCTCAAACTCCAGAGACAAATTTAGCTCGCCCCCCTATTGAGGTGAAATTCGTCGAATGGCAACTTCCTAGTAATTTACTGTGTGCCTATGCCGAACAAATTGATCCATCTTTTGATTCGATTATAGCATTACAAAGTGACAGTACTAGCGGTCAGCATAGTGATCTAATAAAGCGCGTTCCCGACATCATAGACGGAACTGAATGGCAAACAAAACGCGGTGCCTTTTTGTTACCCACAGCAACCATGTATATGAATGAGTTGTATGAGAAAATTAAAAAGCAGCGAGATATCACACCAATCCTACATGTAAATTGGCGTCAAGAAGTTAAATTTGGACGAGAAGATGCACACACATTTAGATTGTTTGCAGGTGAAAACTTTGCAGAGCAATTTGATGCCAATGGTATACCTGTAGTTGACGATACAGATAGTTTGTTTGATAGTTTGAATCAACCTACAGACGAGTATTACCTACCTGACCAAGAACTAGTCGGGTTAACTCCAGAACAACAACAAGCGCTCATAAAACATATTAATGGCATAGGAGCAGAAGCAGTAACTGAAGACTTATTTGCAAGAATTGCTGCTGCGTTGGCAGATGAATCGCCCATCAATATTGAACAAGACGACACCCAAAATACGCAGCAAACACCTATGGAAAATACTGCAATTCTCAAAGAACTATGGAGATTAGACGGTGGTATAACCGTCTACCTGCGTAACGTTGGGCGCATACCCTATTTGCACATCGATAGTAATTTGGATTTTAGACAACCAATATTCGATCTAAAGAAAGCTTTGCGAGTACCAGGTTTATCGACTAATTACTCTGGCCAAGATGCAATAGCAGTCAACCCGTTGCTGCAACCGGGCTCTTTACAAACGATCTCGCAACAACCGAATTTTTTACGGAGTGTTAATTTTAATCAGCTGAGGCGTGTGATCAGCAAACAAGTCCATTATTTTGACCATCCATTATTTGGTATGATAGTACGCATTAATCGTTATCGTTGGCCAGAAACTGAACAAGAAACCGACATAAATAACTCTGAATCACATCATTGA
- a CDS encoding c-type cytochrome — MLVKSAVFTLLFSLSYSVIAEEAITPESLVYCTVCHGSQLKGNVNIGAPRLTGLSQWYIERQLKKFKSGMRGAHPDDATGGEMMKMVSNLSDQQLTDIAKWVTKTNSAKPTSSIHADAQAGKALYQTCAACHGPQAVGNETLGAPKLSSLNDWYIVTQLNHFRLGLRGAEVSDTYGQQMKAASAVVTSEQDAANVAAYIQQLK; from the coding sequence ATGTTAGTTAAATCAGCAGTTTTCACCTTACTTTTTAGTCTTTCCTATAGCGTTATCGCAGAGGAGGCCATAACGCCTGAAAGCCTTGTATATTGTACCGTTTGCCACGGTAGTCAATTAAAAGGCAATGTCAATATTGGTGCGCCAAGGCTAACGGGCTTATCTCAATGGTATATCGAACGTCAGTTGAAAAAATTTAAAAGTGGCATGAGAGGGGCCCATCCTGATGATGCCACCGGAGGTGAAATGATGAAGATGGTGAGCAATCTGTCTGACCAACAACTTACCGATATTGCCAAATGGGTCACTAAAACAAATTCAGCTAAGCCTACTTCTAGCATTCATGCCGATGCGCAAGCTGGAAAGGCACTTTATCAAACGTGTGCAGCTTGTCACGGCCCTCAAGCCGTAGGTAATGAAACTCTCGGCGCGCCAAAATTAAGCAGTTTAAACGATTGGTACATAGTAACCCAACTTAATCATTTTCGTCTGGGTCTTCGTGGTGCAGAGGTGAGTGACACGTATGGACAGCAGATGAAGGCAGCAAGTGCTGTTGTTACATCGGAACAAGATGCAGCTAACGTTGCCGCTTATATTCAACAATTAAAGTAA
- the mfd gene encoding transcription-repair coupling factor has translation MTQSIFSPPLPNNTLKTKNDIRHWGNLQGSSTALVLANATKLATGPILLVTADTPSAIKLEKELDYFLQDQSVDVQLFPDWETLPYDNFSPHQDIVSQRLETLYQLTQNERRVFIVPINTLMMRMAPVDYISRYLLILKINQKLEINSFRSGLERAGYLHVNQVMGHSEFSIRGSIIDLFPMGSQHPYRIDLFDDEVDTIRHFDPETQRSGDKVDEIKLLPAREFPTDKEASLLFRQQYLGKFDANNSKESIYYQVGKGLMPGGIEYYLPLFFEETATLFDYLNQDTTVIMHGDLQTAHENHWKDVNHRYEQLRYNLARPLLPPSDIFMRYEELFGALKEWPRVQIQNQAADEKNGSVNFATSPVGDVALKPQNKVPWTSLKQQVDLWQKQKVKVLFSAESAGRREGLLEILVKAEIKPKVFESFDDFIKSAEPVGISVGAAEFSFLLNEPKCAIAFITETELLGHKISHRRKRDKRQGTDEHAIIRNLAEMQVGQPVVHFEHGVGRYLGLQTLDAGGITTEYLTIEYAKQSKLYVPVASLHLISRYSGGDIDHAPLHHLGTDTWSKAKKKAAEKVRDVAAQLLDVYARRAAKPGYAFKIAWDEYQSFSDSFPFEETIDQQKAINAVIQDMGSANAMDRLVCGDVGFGKTEVAMRAAFIAANQGKQVAILVPTTLLASQHFENFKDRFVNCPFRIEVLSRFVSAKDAKETIKAIGEGKVDIVVGTHTLLQDSLKFSDLGLVIIDEEHRFGVRQKEKFKALRSDVDILTLTATPIPRTLNMALSGMRDLSIIATPPAKRLPIKTFVQQRNKGLIREAIMREILRGGQVYFLHNEVDTIESTAQEIAEIVPEARIAIGHGQMRERELEKVMADFYHQRFNVLLCTTIIETGIDVPSANTIVMDRADHLGLAQLHQLRGRVGRSHHQAYAYLLTPHPRRLSKDAAKRLDAISSLEELGAGFALATHDLEIRGAGELLGDGQSGQISSIGFTLYMDMLDQAVEALKEGKEPSLEAALAEQTDIDLRLPALFPDDYIPDVNMRLSLYKKLASCKDERAVNELQIELIDRFGLLPQSAKNLLDMAMLKLKAKLIGISKIEGTNKGGFVEFSQKTQIDPSFIIKLIQSQPRIYKLDGPQKLKFNVPTESAKDRLELFNNMLTEFSQQLRAA, from the coding sequence ATGACTCAGAGTATTTTTTCACCGCCTTTACCAAACAACACCCTTAAAACCAAAAATGATATTCGCCATTGGGGTAATCTCCAAGGCAGCAGCACGGCTCTTGTCTTGGCCAATGCCACGAAGCTGGCGACTGGCCCAATATTATTGGTTACCGCAGATACACCCAGTGCTATTAAGCTTGAAAAAGAGCTGGATTATTTTTTGCAGGATCAATCTGTCGATGTGCAACTATTTCCTGATTGGGAAACCCTGCCCTATGACAACTTTTCACCTCATCAAGATATTGTTTCACAGCGTCTAGAAACCCTCTACCAACTCACACAAAACGAACGTAGAGTGTTTATTGTACCCATCAATACCCTAATGATGCGAATGGCACCGGTAGATTATATTAGTAGATATTTGCTGATATTGAAGATAAATCAAAAGTTAGAGATTAATAGTTTTCGCTCAGGATTAGAGCGCGCCGGCTATTTACATGTTAACCAAGTGATGGGTCACAGCGAGTTTTCTATACGTGGCAGTATCATCGATTTATTTCCTATGGGCAGTCAGCACCCTTATCGCATAGATTTATTTGATGATGAAGTGGATACCATTCGGCATTTTGATCCGGAAACTCAGCGCTCCGGTGATAAGGTTGATGAAATAAAACTGTTACCTGCCAGAGAGTTTCCCACTGATAAAGAAGCCAGTTTGTTGTTTAGGCAGCAGTATCTCGGCAAGTTTGATGCAAATAACAGCAAAGAATCTATTTATTACCAAGTAGGTAAAGGCCTAATGCCAGGTGGTATAGAATATTATTTGCCGTTGTTTTTTGAAGAAACAGCTACGTTATTTGACTACCTGAATCAAGACACCACCGTAATAATGCATGGTGATTTACAAACCGCACATGAAAATCATTGGAAAGATGTCAACCACAGATACGAACAACTGCGCTATAACCTCGCTAGGCCCTTATTGCCTCCTTCTGATATTTTTATGCGTTATGAAGAGCTATTTGGTGCCTTAAAAGAATGGCCAAGGGTTCAAATTCAAAACCAAGCCGCAGATGAGAAAAATGGTAGTGTTAACTTTGCCACTTCGCCGGTGGGTGACGTCGCTCTAAAACCACAAAATAAGGTACCCTGGACATCACTTAAACAACAAGTAGACCTGTGGCAAAAACAAAAAGTTAAAGTGTTGTTTAGCGCTGAATCTGCCGGGCGCCGTGAAGGTCTTTTAGAGATACTCGTAAAAGCAGAAATTAAACCCAAGGTTTTTGAAAGTTTTGATGACTTTATTAAAAGCGCCGAACCTGTTGGTATTTCTGTAGGTGCTGCCGAGTTTAGTTTTTTATTAAATGAACCAAAATGCGCGATTGCGTTTATCACCGAGACAGAATTACTCGGGCATAAAATCAGCCATCGTCGCAAGCGTGACAAACGCCAAGGCACCGATGAACATGCCATAATTCGAAACTTGGCAGAAATGCAGGTAGGCCAGCCAGTGGTGCATTTTGAACACGGAGTAGGTCGTTATTTAGGTTTGCAAACCCTAGATGCAGGCGGTATTACCACAGAATACCTAACCATCGAATATGCCAAACAATCAAAGTTATATGTACCTGTTGCATCTCTGCACTTAATTAGCCGTTATAGCGGCGGTGATATTGACCATGCACCTCTGCATCATTTAGGCACCGACACCTGGTCTAAAGCCAAGAAAAAAGCTGCGGAAAAAGTCCGTGATGTAGCCGCTCAATTATTAGATGTGTACGCTAGACGAGCTGCCAAACCTGGTTATGCGTTCAAAATTGCGTGGGACGAATATCAATCGTTCAGTGACAGCTTCCCCTTTGAAGAAACCATAGATCAGCAAAAAGCCATTAATGCCGTGATCCAAGATATGGGCTCGGCCAATGCCATGGACAGATTAGTTTGTGGTGATGTTGGTTTTGGTAAAACTGAAGTCGCAATGCGCGCAGCTTTTATTGCTGCCAATCAGGGTAAACAAGTTGCGATATTGGTCCCTACCACGTTACTTGCCAGTCAACATTTTGAAAATTTTAAAGATCGGTTTGTGAATTGCCCTTTCAGAATTGAAGTATTGTCTCGATTTGTAAGTGCCAAAGATGCGAAAGAAACCATTAAGGCTATCGGTGAAGGTAAAGTTGATATAGTAGTGGGCACACATACGTTGTTACAAGACAGCCTTAAATTTAGTGACTTAGGTTTGGTCATCATCGACGAAGAACACAGGTTTGGGGTGCGCCAGAAAGAAAAATTCAAAGCGCTGCGTTCAGATGTAGACATTCTAACGTTAACCGCTACCCCGATCCCAAGAACCCTGAATATGGCGTTAAGTGGGATGCGCGACTTGTCTATTATCGCCACCCCTCCGGCTAAACGTCTGCCAATCAAAACCTTTGTACAGCAACGTAACAAAGGGTTAATTCGCGAAGCTATCATGCGTGAAATCTTGCGTGGTGGTCAGGTTTATTTCTTGCATAACGAAGTAGATACCATCGAGAGCACAGCACAAGAAATTGCAGAAATAGTCCCCGAAGCACGAATCGCTATTGGCCATGGCCAAATGCGTGAGCGTGAACTCGAAAAAGTCATGGCCGATTTTTATCACCAACGTTTTAATGTGTTGTTGTGTACCACTATTATTGAAACAGGTATCGATGTGCCATCAGCTAATACAATAGTAATGGACCGGGCTGATCACCTTGGCCTGGCCCAATTACATCAATTGCGTGGTCGTGTTGGTCGCTCGCATCATCAGGCCTATGCCTATTTGCTTACACCGCATCCAAGGCGATTAAGTAAAGATGCTGCGAAACGCCTAGATGCTATTTCATCGCTAGAAGAATTAGGCGCAGGTTTTGCCCTTGCCACTCATGATTTAGAAATTCGTGGCGCGGGGGAATTATTAGGCGATGGACAATCAGGGCAGATTTCCAGTATTGGTTTTACCTTATATATGGATATGCTGGACCAAGCAGTTGAAGCACTTAAAGAAGGCAAAGAGCCCTCTTTGGAAGCCGCTCTGGCTGAACAAACGGATATTGATTTACGTTTGCCGGCTCTGTTCCCGGATGATTATATTCCTGATGTGAATATGCGTTTATCTTTGTATAAAAAGTTGGCTAGTTGCAAAGATGAAAGAGCCGTCAATGAATTACAAATAGAACTGATAGACAGATTTGGTTTATTACCTCAAAGTGCTAAAAACCTGTTAGATATGGCTATGCTTAAATTAAAAGCCAAACTAATTGGTATTTCTAAAATAGAAGGTACTAATAAAGGTGGATTTGTAGAGTTCTCACAGAAAACCCAGATTGACCCAAGCTTTATTATCAAGCTAATTCAGTCGCAACCTAGAATTTACAAATTAGATGGGCCGCAAAAACTTAAATTTAACGTGCCTACTGAATCCGCCAAAGATAGACTTGAACTGTTCAATAATATGCTAACCGAGTTTAGCCAACAATTACGGGCTGCTTAA
- a CDS encoding RidA family protein gives MKKHMLFAATAMFATSALADVTRHALPNNSTFPISRAVEVTPDTTLIFHSGMVPGPVNAEATKGSREYYGDTETQALNVFKRFEGSFKELGVDFGDVIKMQVFLVGDPAMDGKMDFGGFMKAYTKYFGTKEQPNKPARSAFQIAGLAGGPNMLIEIEMVIAKPE, from the coding sequence ATGAAAAAACACATGTTATTTGCAGCGACAGCTATGTTTGCCACTAGTGCATTAGCTGACGTTACTCGCCATGCATTACCCAATAACAGTACGTTCCCAATTTCTCGGGCTGTTGAAGTAACACCTGATACTACTCTCATTTTTCATAGTGGCATGGTGCCTGGGCCAGTTAACGCTGAAGCCACAAAAGGTAGCCGCGAATACTACGGTGATACTGAAACTCAAGCATTAAATGTATTTAAACGTTTTGAGGGCTCGTTCAAAGAGTTGGGCGTGGATTTTGGTGATGTAATCAAAATGCAAGTCTTCTTAGTCGGCGACCCTGCAATGGATGGAAAAATGGACTTTGGTGGTTTTATGAAAGCCTACACCAAATATTTTGGTACCAAGGAACAGCCTAATAAACCTGCACGTTCAGCGTTTCAAATCGCGGGTTTAGCCGGTGGGCCGAATATGTTGATCGAAATCGAAATGGTCATAGCTAAACCAGAATAA
- a CDS encoding flavin monoamine oxidase family protein has protein sequence MLNITRRQFLSYVGAAGGSSALLKTSLAMGLMPDDRYSGPVKVKPASKGNKPTALILGAGIAGLSTALELERAGFDCTILEASFRPGGRNLTVRNGDKIDEMGNPQICNFDQQDNLFFNCGPARIPGHHRRLLHYCRALNVPLQIKANSSKMAYFHDDKSLGGKPKRIIEYHTDVRGLMSELLWKSADSNQFDQLLSEEDVSKLMKFSQTFGDLTENGKYIGSNRAGSTTDRMLDFPKPHAPIELKEMLDSSFWYGGLLGAELYDWCEPLMEPIGGMDAVVKGFLKYLKTPPVLNAQVKKIYNRDKGVEVTYEQGGKFHTVQADYCFNNIPAYFMAGIENNFSAMYQSGLDSIKRGHLFKIAYQMKERFWERDGIFGGISYTSDPINQLWYPSHDIHAQKGILLGAYTWDPKVSAKFEAMSQQERLKAGAISGEKIHPGYSKYIENGITIPWARMNHQMGCGMQMSEGDFEKYYHLLQEPEGRHFMIGDQISHHSGWQEGALASSEQALQQLNKLLGANINHGEASHVS, from the coding sequence ATGTTGAATATTACAAGAAGACAGTTTTTATCTTATGTTGGAGCCGCAGGTGGTTCCTCAGCGTTACTCAAAACCAGTCTAGCTATGGGGTTGATGCCCGATGATCGTTACTCTGGCCCAGTTAAGGTTAAACCTGCGTCAAAAGGTAATAAACCAACGGCCCTAATTTTGGGTGCTGGTATCGCTGGATTATCCACTGCATTAGAGCTCGAACGAGCAGGCTTTGACTGCACCATTTTAGAAGCCTCTTTTCGACCGGGAGGACGTAATCTAACTGTTCGCAACGGTGATAAAATCGATGAGATGGGTAACCCACAAATTTGCAACTTTGATCAACAAGACAATTTATTTTTTAACTGCGGTCCAGCACGTATTCCAGGACATCATAGACGTTTATTGCACTATTGCAGAGCACTCAATGTGCCATTACAGATCAAAGCAAATAGTAGCAAGATGGCATATTTCCATGATGACAAGTCATTAGGCGGTAAACCTAAACGCATTATTGAATACCATACCGATGTTCGTGGATTGATGTCTGAATTGTTGTGGAAGTCTGCTGATTCAAACCAGTTTGATCAACTTCTTAGTGAAGAAGATGTTAGTAAGTTAATGAAATTTTCTCAGACCTTTGGTGACTTGACAGAAAATGGAAAATACATCGGTAGCAACAGAGCTGGTTCAACTACTGATCGCATGTTGGATTTCCCCAAACCCCATGCACCCATCGAATTAAAAGAGATGCTTGATAGCAGTTTCTGGTACGGCGGTCTGTTAGGCGCTGAACTGTATGACTGGTGTGAACCTTTAATGGAGCCCATAGGTGGTATGGATGCTGTTGTTAAGGGCTTTTTGAAATATTTGAAAACTCCCCCGGTATTAAATGCTCAAGTTAAGAAGATTTATAATCGAGACAAAGGCGTTGAAGTGACTTATGAGCAGGGAGGCAAGTTCCATACAGTGCAAGCCGATTATTGCTTCAATAACATTCCTGCATATTTTATGGCTGGTATTGAGAACAACTTCTCAGCAATGTATCAATCAGGACTGGACAGTATTAAGCGCGGACATTTGTTCAAAATTGCTTATCAAATGAAAGAACGCTTTTGGGAACGAGACGGTATCTTCGGCGGTATCAGTTATACCTCTGATCCAATTAACCAGCTGTGGTATCCGTCACACGATATACATGCACAAAAAGGAATACTTTTGGGAGCCTACACATGGGATCCGAAAGTGAGCGCTAAATTTGAAGCCATGTCGCAACAAGAACGCTTAAAAGCAGGTGCGATTTCAGGTGAAAAAATCCATCCCGGTTATAGCAAATATATTGAAAATGGTATCACCATTCCGTGGGCTCGCATGAATCACCAAATGGGCTGCGGCATGCAAATGAGTGAGGGCGACTTTGAAAAATATTATCATTTGTTACAAGAGCCAGAAGGTCGTCACTTTATGATTGGCGATCAAATCAGTCATCACAGTGGTTGGCAAGAAGGTGCTTTAGCCTCAAGTGAACAGGCGCTGCAACAACTCAATAAACTATTAGGTGCCAATATCAATCATGGGGAGGCCAGCCATGTTAGTTAA